One region of Oryza glaberrima chromosome 7, OglaRS2, whole genome shotgun sequence genomic DNA includes:
- the LOC127779887 gene encoding putative F-box/FBD/LRR-repeat protein At4g03220 → MEDGDGEEGTAKRAKLSAGDGGGGGGEDRLSALPDDLLVQILLRVGTSAAARTSVLSRRWRSLWYLLPELDFVSTADARAIRAALAYHGAPPLRLLLVSAVGATAGSVAEWLPLAARRLSGYLGLLNVVPKTKRDEGEGAAAGEVLELPCFASAANLALDLGFIAVAMPRSGVFSRLTLLSLDNVRFHRPCDLGDAVSSPRSPFLKSLTIQNAHGLSNLSIHSESLLQIRLGGLKGLKQLNVVAPALGALYVISCFSDPLAMSQPVADISAPQLETLHWEDAFDPSSVRFGNMANVKCLGTHFYLAFGQEDFGHNGDCLRLLQRFQFDALDRLSLTLAYMSELNDLENEYLMEEMTMLPDIMFLGLTVLASGHAIGPSVFHVLRMSTSIRRLELATDIYSSNPQARAACSSSCTCDLPPNWKTEELKLAFLHEVEINNFRGTEHQIALVKQLFGWAAMLKDMTINFCHSITESMARKVCQMLLSFSRPEILMNFYIYQQTTSGFVCSRGQMHRTKLVA, encoded by the exons ATGGAGGACGGCGATGGGGAGGAAGGCACCGCCAAGCGCGCCAAGctctccgccggcgacggcggaggcggcggcggcgaggaccgccTCAGCGCGCTTCCCGACGACCTGCTCGTCCAAATCCTTCTCCGGGTAgggacgagcgccgccgcgcggaCCAGCGTCCTCTCCCGGCGCTGGCGCTCCCTCTGGTACCTCCTCCCGGAGCTCGATTTCGTCTCCACAGCCGACGCCCGCGccatccgcgccgccctcgcctacCATGGagcgcctcccctccgcctcctcctcgtctccgccGTGGGCGCCACCGCTGGATCCGTCGCGGAATGGCTccccctcgccgcgcgccgcctctccgGCTATCTAGGGCTTCTCAACGTGGTGCCGAAGACGAAGAGAGAcgagggggagggcgccgccgccggagaagttCTTGAGCTGCCCTGCTTCGCCAGCGCCGCCAACCTCGCGCTGGACCTAGGGTTCATTGCCGTCGCCATGCCGCGCTCCGGCGTGTTCTCCCGGCTCACCCTCCTCTCACTCGACAACGTCCGGTTCCACCGCCCGTGCGACCTCGGCGACGCCGTCTCCTCGCCACGGTCCCCATTCCTGAAGAGCCTCACCATCCAGAATGCCCATGGGTTGAGCAATCTCAGCATCCACTCGGAGTCTCTCCTGCAGATTCGTTTGGGGGGACTGAAAGGATTGAAGCAGCTCAATGTCGTTGCGCCGGCACTCGGCGCGCTATATGTGATCTCCTGCTTCTCCGATCCTCTGGCTATGAGTCAACCGGTGGCCGACATCTCAGCCCCTCAGCTGGAGACTCTCCACTGGGAGGATGCTTTCGATCCAAGCTCCGTCCGGTTTGGCAACATGGCAAATGTCAAGTGTCTGGGAACTCACTTTTATCTTGCATTTGGACAAGAGGACTTCGGCCACAATGGCGATTGTTTAAGGCTGTTGCAGCGCTTTCAGTTTGATGCCCTCGACCGTCTTTCCCTCACGCTTGCCTATATGTCG GAACTAAATGACCTTGAAAATGAATACTTGATGGAAGAAATGACAATGCTCCCTGACATTATGTTCCTGGGCCTTACTGTATTGGCAAGTGGACATGCCATTGGTCCCAGCGTATTCCATGTTCTGAGAATGAGCACTAGTATAAGAAGGTTGGAGCTGGCAACAGATATTTATTCTAGTAATCCGCAG GCACGAGCTGCATGTTCATCAAGTTGCACTTGTGATCTTCCACCAAATTGGAAAACTGAGGAACTAAAGTTGGCATTCCTTCATGAGGTAGAAATCAATAACTTCAGGGGAACCGAACATCAAATTGCTCTTGTGAAGCAGCTATTCGGTTGGGCAGCAATGCTGAAAGACATGACAATAAATTTCTGTCATTCAATCACTGAGAGCATGGCAAGGAAGGTGTGCCAGATGTTACTAAGTTTCTCTAGGCCAGAAATACTCATGAATTTTTACATTTACCAACAAACGACATCAGGTTTTGTATGTTCCAGAGGACAAATGCACCGCACTAAACTTGTTGCTTGA
- the LOC127779886 gene encoding mitogen-activated protein kinase kinase kinase 5-like: protein MPLTLRARASWSPQASVMPTWWKRSKSAFQRSSAVSSAPASPARASTSSCAAPGRRSAAVRCADDAGDLLLARRRQLTRQRKLRHVDDIGVGLESLSLVVANSSPPPRGRASTSAAVGHPVSIPIARSASSAEFRAVHQPPPRAATAASPVLLPLPLPSPKPVESDTSEPDVGGERATRVTSQIVQNFPDNNNNLPDNSSKRTTTSSHHRKVFREKFQDKSSTETANFRLNIPAKSAPSSGFSSPVCSPRRFSNAEYTTPTAQGPQAWSAPSVRSVDSMATSSPRISPEIYTGVTEQSTFSNSLRSPILMSKNSSAPPSPLHPKLFPENNMSRIEGNGNVSFHPLPRPPGAINSMQTSIVNQSAPKVEMPSVAGQWQKGRLLGSGTFGCVYEATNRQTGALCAMKEVNIIPDDVKSAESLKQLEQEIKFLSQFKHENIVQYYGSDTFEDRFYIYLEYVHPGSINKYVKQHYGAMTESVVRNFTRHILRGLAFLHGQKIMHRDIKGANLLVDVSGVVKLADFGMAKHLSTAAPNLSLKGTPYWMAPEMVQATLNKDVGYDLAVDIWSLGCTIIEMFNGKPPWSDLEGPAAMFRVLHKDPPIPDNLSHEGKDFLQFCFKRNPAERPTASELLEHPFIRNSSHYNKHGSIHSFAGIKSNDNNNGNGSRDKAASKSDSCVKGKNTVGEPTNARPSESSAFRLTPLSIQEVAPNFSSRPLGLTSNPSPSANLVNTVYFPIANSQRSPLPRPNEKEALF from the exons aTGCCATTAACCCTACGCGCACGGGCCTCCTGGTCGCCGCAGGCCTCCGTGATGCCGACGTGGTGGAAGCGCTCCAAGTCGGCGTTCCAGCGCtcctccgccgtctcctccgccccggcctcgccggcgagggcCTCCACCTCGTCGTGCGCGGCGCccggccgccgcagcgccgccgtcaGGTGCGCCGATGACGCCGGggacctcctcctcgcgcggCGCAGGCAGCTCACGCGGCAGCGGAAGCTGCGCCACGTCGACGACATCGGCGTCGGGCTCGAGAGCCTCAGCCTCGTCGTCGCGAACTCCTCGCCTCCCCCCAGAGGCCGCGCCTCCACGTCCGCGGCCGTCGGCCACCCCGTCTCGATCCCGATCGCGAGGTCCGCGAGCTCCGCCGAGTTCAGAGCCgtgcaccagccgccgccgagggccgccacggcggcgtcgcccgtgctgctcccgctgccgctgccgtctcCCAAGCCGGTGGAATCGGACACGTCGGAGCCGGATGTTGGTGGCGAGAGGGCGACGAG GGTGACAAGCCAGATTGTTCAAAATTTTcctgataataataataatcttcCTGACAATAGTTCAAAGCGTACTACCACCTCTAGTCACCACAGGAAGGTGTTCCGAGAGAAGTTCCAAGATAAGAGTTCAACTGAAACTGCCAACTTTCGGTTGAACATTCCTGCTAAAAGTGCTCCAAGCAGTGGGTTTTCAAGCCCCGTGTGCAGCCCTCGAAGATTCAGCAATGCCGAATATACGACACCAACTGCTCAAGGTCCCCAAGCGTGGTCCGCTCCGTCTGTCCGCTCGGTAGATTCTATGGCAACTTCATCTCCACGGATTTCACCTGAAATATATACAGGGGTTACAGAGCAATCAACTTTTTCTAACTCATTGAGAAGTCCTATTCTAATGTCGAAGAATTCCAGTGCCCCTCCATCACCTCTGCACCCAAAATTATTCCCAGAAAATAATATGTCACGTATTGAAGGCAATGGGAATGTCAGTTTCCACCCATTACCACGCCCTCCTGGAGCTATAAACTCAATGCAGACAAGCATTGTTAACCAGTCTGCTCCAAAAGTTGAAATGCCCTCAGTGGCTGGTCAGTGGCAAAAGGGAAGACTCCTCGGTAGCGGCACATTTGGCTGTGTATATGAAGCTACCAATCG GCAAACTGGAGCTCTTTGTGCAATGAAAGAAGTCAACATAATTCCTGATGATGTGAAATCTGCCGAGTCTTTGAAGCAGTTAGAGCAG gaaataaaGTTCCTAAGCCAATTCAAGCACGAAAACATAGTGCAGTATTATGGAAGTGACACT TTTGAAGATCGCTTCTACATTTACCTGGAATATGTTCACCCAGGTTCAATTAATAAGTATGTCAAACAACATTATGGAGCAATGACGGAATCAGTTGTCCGCAACTTCACCCGCCATATTCTTAGGGGTTTAGCGTTTTTGCATGGCCAAAAGATTATGCATAG GGATATCAAAGGAGCAAACCTGCTAGTTGATGTTAGTGGTGTAGTCAAATTAGCTGACTTTGGAATGGCCAAGCAT TTAAGTACTGCAGCCCCCAATCTTTCACTGAAGGGAACACCATACTGGATGGCCCCAGAG ATGGTTCAGGCTACACTTAATAAAGATGTGGGTTATGATCTTGCTGTTGATATCTGGAGTCTTGGTTGTACCATTATCGAGATGTTTAATGGAAAACCTCCCTGGAGTGATCTTGAAGGG CCTGCTGCAATGTTTAGAGTTTTGCATAAAGACCCACCAATTCCTGACAATTTATCTCATGAGGGCAAAGATTTTCTGCAATTCTGTTTCAAGAGGAATCCGGCAGAGAGACCAACTGCAAGTGAGCTGTTGGAGCATCCATTtatccggaattcaagtcatTACAACAAACATGGTTCCATACATTCATTTGCGGGGATTAAATCCAAT GATAATAATAATGGAAATGGTTCAAGAGACAAAGCAGCCTCGAAGAGTGATTCCTGCGTGAAAGGAAAAAATACTGTAGG TGAGCCAACCAATGCTAGGCCTTCCGAATCGTCAGCTTTTCGATTGACTCCACTATCAATCCAGGAAGTTGCACCTAACTTCTCCTCTAGACCCTTAGGTCTAACCTCCAATCCTAGTCCATCAGCCAATTTAGTGAACACTGTATATTTTCCGATTGCCAACTCTCAGCGTAGTCCTTTGCCAAGACCTAATGAAAAGGAGGCTCTGTTCTAA
- the LOC127779928 gene encoding uncharacterized protein LOC127779928 isoform X2 gives MAMVRSALGKISRRLSGSSAVICQAPPLPSLHPAAQLMTTAFSSPAAGHPSAAARVRRIPTLQGLQHPPFICKGTERMQWAGQKRFFSVEAKAKDAKLMESTRSSVKRLMAWMNEQANPRNTAIVLTIINVVYLGIFIRECLRSDEHAKDCTADDNGDRNSSYRIVKYECHDPYACPWYRALVAQYAVMLVLVLFTM, from the exons atggCGATGGTGCGGTCGGCGTTGGGGAAGATCTCCCGCCGCCTCTCGGGATCCTCGGCGGTGATCTGCCAAGCCCCGCCGCTGCCCTCCCTCCACCCTGCCGCCCAGCTGATGACGACGGCCTTCTCGTCTCCGGCCGCAGGGCATCCCTCCGCCGCTGCGCGTGTCCGCCGTATCCCTACCCTGCAG GGTCTGCAACATCCCCCTTTCATCTGCAAAGGAACTGAGCGTATGCAGTGGGCAGGACAAAAGAGGTTCTTCTCAGTGGAGGCGAAAGCTAAAGATGCTAAGCTTATGGAATCAACACG GTCGTCTGTGAAGAGGCTCATGGCTTGGATGAATGAACAGGCTAACCCACGCAATACAGCCATAGTTTTAACAATCATCAATGTGGTATATCTTGGTATCTTTATTAGAGAGTGCCTAAGATCGGATGAACATGCAAAAGACTGCACTGCTGATGATAACGGGGACCGTAATTCAAGCTACAGGATAGTTAAATATGAATGTCATGACCCTTATGCATGTCCTTGGTACCGTGCCCTAGTTGCTCAGTATGCTGTGATGTTAGTACTAGTTCTTTTTACAATGTAG
- the LOC127779928 gene encoding uncharacterized protein LOC127779928 isoform X1 — protein sequence MAMVRSALGKISRRLSGSSAVICQAPPLPSLHPAAQLMTTAFSSPAAGHPSAAARVRRIPTLQFFVQGLQHPPFICKGTERMQWAGQKRFFSVEAKAKDAKLMESTRSSVKRLMAWMNEQANPRNTAIVLTIINVVYLGIFIRECLRSDEHAKDCTADDNGDRNSSYRIVKYECHDPYACPWYRALVAQYAVMLVLVLFTM from the exons atggCGATGGTGCGGTCGGCGTTGGGGAAGATCTCCCGCCGCCTCTCGGGATCCTCGGCGGTGATCTGCCAAGCCCCGCCGCTGCCCTCCCTCCACCCTGCCGCCCAGCTGATGACGACGGCCTTCTCGTCTCCGGCCGCAGGGCATCCCTCCGCCGCTGCGCGTGTCCGCCGTATCCCTACCCTGCAG TTCTTTGTGCAGGGTCTGCAACATCCCCCTTTCATCTGCAAAGGAACTGAGCGTATGCAGTGGGCAGGACAAAAGAGGTTCTTCTCAGTGGAGGCGAAAGCTAAAGATGCTAAGCTTATGGAATCAACACG GTCGTCTGTGAAGAGGCTCATGGCTTGGATGAATGAACAGGCTAACCCACGCAATACAGCCATAGTTTTAACAATCATCAATGTGGTATATCTTGGTATCTTTATTAGAGAGTGCCTAAGATCGGATGAACATGCAAAAGACTGCACTGCTGATGATAACGGGGACCGTAATTCAAGCTACAGGATAGTTAAATATGAATGTCATGACCCTTATGCATGTCCTTGGTACCGTGCCCTAGTTGCTCAGTATGCTGTGATGTTAGTACTAGTTCTTTTTACAATGTAG